Genomic segment of Caproiciproducens sp. NJN-50:
TAATAAATGCTATGATCGCGTATTACGCCGGGGATGTTCGGCGAATCAACCATTTTCTGAAGGTATTCGGTTTTGCCAAGGCAATCGGAGAGATGGAAGGATTAGACGAAAGCACGCAGGAGATTATTGAAATCGCGGCGCTTACTCATGACATTGGGATTAAAAACAGTGAGAAAAAGTACAACAGCTCCGCTGGGAACTATCAGCAGATTGAAGGTCCGCCTGAAGCAAAAAAGCTTCTGGAGGGGGTAGGCATCGAATCAGGTGTTATTGACCGCGTATACTGGCTTATCGCGCATCATCATACCTATACCGACATTCAGGGAATCGATTATCAAATACTGGTTGAGGCGGACTTTCTTGTTAATGCTTATGAAGATAATATGTCGAATGACTCCGTTCACAGTATCGGGAGTAAAATGTTTAAAACATTGAGTGGGAAAGCCATTCTAAACGCAATATATGCCTAAAGGAAAATTAAATCAACAATTAGTATGAATACGAAAAAAGCGGTCCTGGCAGAATTGAACTGTCAGTCCGCTTTTAATCTATTATCTGGAGGTTTTATGATGACAACGGAAGAGAAAATACTTGATTCTCAACAAATAGCCCTACCCTTACCTGACAGCATCGGGATAACTCAATCTTCGGGATTAGACCGGCACTGCGTGTTTTCCCAGCAGCGCAGCGACGAATATGCGCCGAACGAGGTGGTAAGCACAGAGAGCGCCCGGCAGTACAAGGACGCCACCGACCTTGTGTGTGAAAGAAGCGAAGCCGACGTGTCGGAAACCCATGCGCATCCCCATTGCGTCCGCAAGCTGATCCGGAGGCTGACTCCGCTGGAATGCGAACGGCTTCAGGGCTTTCCGGATCACTGGACAGACATTCCCGGCGCTTCGGACAGCGCCAGATACAAGGCGCTGGGCAACAGCGTGGCGATTCCCTGCGTGGAGCATGTGCTCCGGGGAGTCGCTTATTTTTTACGCAAATTCAAGGAGGAACCATCATGTACATCTATCCGGACAACCTGAAATCCAAGGCGACGCTGTGGCTGTGGCAGCTCCGGGACATCGGGATCATCGGTGTCGGCCTGCTGATCTCCGTGTTCGCGCTGGCGCAGCTCCGGTTTCTGCCTCCCATCGTCATCACGACCCTTTACGCGTTTCTGACCATCCGTTTCGACGATACCAGCATCCTCGACTTCATTAAAAACGCCTGCGCCTTCTTTTTCACAAGGCAGCAGGTCTACGAATGGGGGTATGGAAAACATGAATAAGGCAGAGAAGAAAAACGCAAGGCAAAAACAGGTTACCCGCCAGCTCATCAACACGAAGGCCGTCACCGATTACAGCCTTGCGACCAACCGTGGCGACGAACTGGTGTATTTTATCATCAAGCCCACCAACATCTCAGTGCTTTCCGAGAAAAGCGTCTCGGCCCGGATCTACGCCTTGATGACCGTTCTCAAGGGCATCGCGGAGCTGGAATTTCTGTGCCTCAACAGCCGGGAGAATTTTGAGGATAACAAGCAGTTTCTCCGGGCACGGTTGGAGCAGGAAAACCTCCCGGCTGTGCGGCGGCTTCTTGAGCAGGATCTCTCCCAGCTCGACCGGATGCAGGTGCAGATGGCGACGTCCAGAGAGTTTCTGGTGGTGATCCGGCTCCGGAACGAAAAGCAGAGCGAGGTGTTCTCTTACCTGAACCGTATAGAAAAAACCCTGCGTGAGCAGGGCTTTTCCACAAAACGCGCCGGCAAGGAGGACATCAAGCGCATTCTTGCCATTTATTTCGAGCAGAATGTGACAACGGAAAAATTTGAGGACTACGACGGGGAGCGCTGGATCGTGCCAGAGGACTGACGGTTTATTTCAGCGTTTCGGAGCAGTCGTCCATCAGAAGCTGAAACATCTGTTTTCCCGTTTCGCTGTCCTCATAAACCAGGCTGTCCAGCAAGGCGCAGGAGAGCCCGTAGGAAAATCCCATGGAAGCGGGAACGGCAAGGAACTGCTCCTTCAGCATCCGGTTTAACCGCTCCATCAGGGGTTCCCTGACGACAGCGGAAATTCCGTCATACAGCATGTTCAGATCGGCATTCTGGAGAACTTCGGTGATGTTTTCCTTTTTATCCGACAGGAACCGGGACATGGCGTATTGGAGGAACTCCTCCGACAGCAGCGCGTAATGCCAGTTCACAACCGTAAACCGCTGCGCGGACTGATCCGGGCTCTCCTCGAAATGCTGCTTGACCTCCGGGTAAAAGGGATGCGTCTCCGCCTCCGCGTCGGTATCGGTCAGTTGGAACGAACGGTGCTTGTGTGGGGACGAATCTCCGGAGGCAGCATCCAGAGCGTAGAAGCACAGGTCTCTCAGTTCCGATGACGCCTCATAACCGTCAGACACGGCCTCCTGACTGCAGGAAGCAATGACCGCCTGAAAGAAGCGGGACAGGTAGCTCTCGATCAGATATCCCTCCCCGCCGAGCTTCGTCCGGATCTCCGCGGCAAGCCGCAGGAGATCCGTGACGGAACCGGGCTGTTCCGCTTCCTTGGAGCCCAGCAGATCCTCCGAATTCTGAAAAAAGTTCATTTGTACCCCGACCTTTCTTTGAAGTCGGGAATCTCCGGCGCGTAAAAGCGCGTGCAAAGGTGGGGTTCCTCTGTCCACTCCCTTGCACGCGCGAAAGATTCTTCTTGTGCCGCCACAAAAAACAAGGTACAATAACCTTGTCGTGGCGCCGTTTACGGTTGTGCAGGGTGGCCTATTCACCTTTGCGCAGGGCTGATATGCTCGAATCATATCAGCCTGCCATGACGCTTTTATTTTTCCGGGCAACTCCCGTTGATGTCTATATCAACTCTGATCAAAAGAAAAGTCAAGTTGAATCAAGGGAAAAGATAGAAAATTGAAAACTATACTTTCAGTTTCCCAGTATGCTCATAAGTTGAGCGTTAAGGAGTGCTCCTGAAACATAGCGAAATATTGCGAAACTCCTTAGGTAGTTTCTTCCTCGGTATAGCCACCGCCGATTGTCTCAAGGAAAATATTACGGAATGGCTCATCGAGCGTGGCGCAAACGAGTTGAGCCCAAACCTCGGTGCTGAGGTTGCCGCCTTTTACGCACCAGACTTTATAGTGCTCGTCGGCGTACTCTCCGATGGAGATTCCGGTCTGCTGTTCGGCATCACGGTATTTTAATTCAAAGACGTCCCTGGTGTACTGATTAACAGAGAAGTCGATATGCTCGAATTTTTCAAGCGACGGATAGTACGTCCCGTGTAGGTAATTTGTCATTATAACCGGTTCAGTACCGACGAAAATATCAGGGTTCCATATTTGCTCGACATTCAGATGATACAGCTCTGTACCGTTTTCAATAGCTTTCTTTATATATAAAAGTATTCGATGATTCGTCTTAGGATCGTAGTGGATAATCGTTTCTTTTCCGCGTCGGAGCTGCTCGGAAATATTCTCGAAGTTCAAGGTGATCCCACGATATTTCTGAGCGTCCCAAGTTGCGGTCCCGACCATTTGTGAATATGGGACGGCGAGATTATTGTCACATCGCGTGAGTATTCTTGCTGGCGGTTTTATGTGCTGCATTATCTCTATTGTGTTCGGCGCTTCGGGGTTAATACTTCCGATAGACGTATCAAGGAAGATATTGTAGAGATAGTACTTATCGTTCAACCTGAAGCCCTGCCTTAAAAATTCCGTATCCGTCACATCAGTCAGTCCATATTTGTCATGCGGCAGTTCGATACGCTCATGGCTGAGTATTTCGTCAACATCGTAAATCCGATAAACACATTCTTCAACAAGCCGGCAGATAAAAGCGCATATGAGGCGATCTATATCAACATCGAAATTATCAGCATAGGTTATCTTTCCGTCAGCGGCTTCCATGACGGCAGTTTCATGAGCAAACTGTCCGGTCCCACGGTATTTTATGATCTTTCCGGCTGTTGCAAGGTATATAAGGTCACCACCGCCGTTCTTGGTTTCGGGCCGGAAGCAAAAGCAGAGCAACTCTTCGATATTAAGATCGGCGGCTTCAAACATACTCGATATCAAAACCGGCAAGCCGCAGCGCGGGGGTAATCGTCTCCATTACTTCATCAAGCACAGTGTCCGTTCCGATGCAGCGGTTACAGGTATGCAAATCAAGATAGAGATACTCAACGACAATCTTCTTTTCAGAAGATGTGTCGCATCCGCAGGAACAGCCGTCTCCCTCAGATTCCTGTGCGCCGTTCGGCGGTGTCCAGCCGGTATCGTCGCCAACATAGGTAATCGCACCAACCGGACAGCTGTTCCCGCAGCCGTGACAATGGTCAATGCAGGCCTCCGGATTTTTTATGACGGGTGACGGAGCCTTTGAGGGATCATAGACACCGTGAGGACACGTTGCACTACAGGTGCCGCACTCCGCGCAGGTGAGATAATCAATAACTGGATACCATGTCTTTGCCATAATACTTTCCTCCCTATATGATAAATGCCTGAATCGTGTTAAAGAAGTAGCCTACAAGAATAATGCCTATGGTACAGATACCGATGAACAGTGCCAGCAGCTTCGGCTTGACTGCTTTGCGGAGCATGATCATGGACGGCAGTGACAGCGTGGTAACGGCCATCATAAATGAAAGTATCGTGCCAAGTTGCGCCCCTTTGTATAACAGTGCCTCCGCAATCGGAATGGTGCCAAAGATGTCGGCGTACATTGGAACACCGATCAGGGTTG
This window contains:
- a CDS encoding HD domain-containing protein — translated: MNHIGQVINAMIAYYAGDVRRINHFLKVFGFAKAIGEMEGLDESTQEIIEIAALTHDIGIKNSEKKYNSSAGNYQQIEGPPEAKKLLEGVGIESGVIDRVYWLIAHHHTYTDIQGIDYQILVEADFLVNAYEDNMSNDSVHSIGSKMFKTLSGKAILNAIYA
- a CDS encoding DUF2703 domain-containing protein, with translation MAKTWYPVIDYLTCAECGTCSATCPHGVYDPSKAPSPVIKNPEACIDHCHGCGNSCPVGAITYVGDDTGWTPPNGAQESEGDGCSCGCDTSSEKKIVVEYLYLDLHTCNRCIGTDTVLDEVMETITPALRLAGFDIEYV